In a genomic window of Saccharothrix sp. HUAS TT1:
- a CDS encoding cysteine desulfurase has protein sequence MTTTVTPLDVATVRADFPILGRTVREGKRLVYLDSGATSQRPRQVLDAERAFLETANAAVHRGAHQLAEEATDAYEGARQKIADFVGVDYGEIVFTKNATEGVNLVAYAMGNASTSGPEAERFRIGPGDEIVVTEMEHHANLVPWQQLAARTGATLRWFGVTDEGRLDLSDIDSLITPATKVVAFTHQSNVLGTVNPVRVLADAARAVGALSVLDACQSVPHAPVDFHALGVDFAVFSGHKMLGPSGIGVLYGRRELLEALPPFLTGGSMIEMVQMAKSTFAPPPARFEAGVPMTSQAVALGSAVDYLNAVGMDRIAAHEHLLTEAALRGLAGIPGVRVVGPLDVVDRGGAVSFVVEGIHAHDAGQVLDSLGVAVRVGHHCAWPLHRRMDAAATVRASFYLYNTLDEVTALVDAVREAQKFFGVV, from the coding sequence GTGACCACCACCGTCACCCCGCTGGACGTCGCTACCGTCCGGGCGGACTTCCCGATCCTGGGACGCACCGTGCGGGAGGGTAAGCGGCTGGTCTACCTGGACTCCGGCGCCACCTCGCAACGCCCGAGGCAGGTCCTCGACGCCGAGCGCGCCTTCCTGGAGACCGCCAACGCTGCGGTGCACCGCGGGGCGCACCAACTGGCCGAGGAGGCCACCGACGCCTACGAGGGCGCCAGGCAGAAGATCGCCGATTTCGTGGGCGTGGACTACGGCGAGATCGTGTTCACCAAGAACGCGACCGAGGGCGTGAACCTCGTCGCGTACGCGATGGGCAACGCGTCCACCTCGGGCCCGGAGGCCGAGCGGTTCCGCATCGGACCCGGCGACGAGATCGTCGTCACCGAGATGGAGCACCACGCGAACCTCGTGCCGTGGCAGCAGCTGGCCGCCCGCACGGGCGCCACGCTGCGCTGGTTCGGCGTCACCGACGAGGGCAGGCTCGACCTGTCCGACATCGACTCGCTGATCACCCCGGCCACCAAGGTCGTCGCGTTCACCCACCAGTCGAACGTGCTCGGCACCGTCAACCCGGTGCGGGTGCTGGCCGACGCGGCCCGCGCGGTCGGCGCGCTGTCCGTGCTGGACGCCTGCCAGTCCGTGCCGCACGCCCCGGTCGACTTCCACGCGCTCGGCGTGGACTTCGCCGTGTTCAGCGGCCACAAGATGCTCGGGCCCTCCGGCATCGGCGTCCTCTACGGCCGCCGGGAGCTGCTGGAGGCGCTGCCGCCGTTCCTCACCGGCGGCTCGATGATCGAGATGGTCCAGATGGCGAAGTCCACCTTCGCCCCGCCGCCCGCGCGGTTCGAGGCGGGCGTGCCCATGACGTCGCAGGCCGTGGCGCTGGGCTCGGCGGTGGACTACCTCAACGCCGTCGGCATGGACCGGATCGCCGCGCACGAGCACCTGCTCACCGAGGCGGCGCTGCGCGGCCTGGCCGGCATCCCCGGCGTGCGGGTCGTCGGACCGCTGGACGTGGTGGACCGCGGCGGCGCCGTGTCGTTCGTCGTGGAGGGCATCCACGCGCACGACGCGGGCCAGGTGCTGGACAGCCTGGGCGTCGCCGTGCGCGTCGGCCACCACTGCGCGTGGCCCCTGCACCGGCGGATGGACGCCGCCGCCACCGTGCGGGCCAGCTTCTACCTGTACAACACGCTGGACGAGGTGACCGCGCTGGTGGACGCCGTCCGCGAGGCGCAGAAGTTCTTCGGGGTGGTGTAG
- the sufU gene encoding Fe-S cluster assembly sulfur transfer protein SufU produces MQLQQMYQEIILDHYKNPHGRGLRDPFDAESHQINPTCGDEVTLRVKLADGTVQDVSYDGQGCSISQASTSVLTDLVVGRPLDQAFEKMDAFVELMQGRGQVEPDEDVLEDGIAFAGVAKYPARVKCALLGWMAFKDAVARSEGAKA; encoded by the coding sequence GTGCAGCTTCAGCAGATGTACCAGGAGATCATCCTGGACCACTACAAGAACCCCCACGGCCGCGGCCTGCGCGACCCGTTCGACGCCGAGTCGCACCAGATCAACCCGACGTGCGGCGACGAGGTGACGCTGCGGGTCAAGCTGGCCGACGGGACCGTCCAGGACGTGTCCTACGACGGTCAGGGCTGCTCGATCAGCCAGGCGTCGACCTCGGTGCTGACCGACCTGGTGGTCGGCAGGCCGCTGGACCAGGCGTTCGAGAAGATGGACGCGTTCGTCGAGCTGATGCAGGGTCGCGGTCAGGTCGAGCCCGACGAGGACGTGCTGGAGGACGGCATCGCGTTCGCGGGCGTGGCGAAGTACCCGGCGCGCGTGAAGTGCGCGCTGCTGGGCTGGATGGCTTTCAAGGACGCGGTGGCACGCAGCGAGGGAGCGAAGGCATGA
- a CDS encoding metal-sulfur cluster assembly factor, whose translation MSTEEDVVRGIEGMPEPPAPKADVAAVDDVEEAMRDVVDPELGINVVDLGLVYDIRVDEQNVALIDMTLTSAACPLTDVIEDQTRSALVGGGGGGLVDDFRINWVWMPPWGPEKITDDGREQLRALGFTV comes from the coding sequence ATGAGCACCGAGGAGGACGTGGTGCGCGGCATCGAGGGCATGCCCGAGCCGCCCGCGCCGAAGGCCGACGTGGCCGCGGTGGACGACGTCGAGGAGGCCATGCGCGACGTGGTCGACCCCGAACTGGGCATCAACGTCGTGGACCTCGGGTTGGTCTACGACATCCGGGTGGACGAGCAGAACGTCGCGCTCATCGACATGACGCTGACCTCGGCGGCGTGCCCCCTGACCGACGTCATCGAGGACCAGACCCGGTCCGCGCTGGTCGGCGGCGGTGGCGGCGGCCTGGTCGACGACTTCCGCATCAACTGGGTCTGGATGCCCCCGTGGGGCCCGGAGAAGATCACCGACGACGGCCGGGAGCAGCTGCGCGCCCTCGGCTTCACCGTCTGA
- a CDS encoding EAL domain-containing protein: protein MPALLDDVRFAFQPLFNLHTGGVVAVEALARPHDGSVHDLLRMAFRAGYLANTDVALACRAIRHAADHDLGVPLHVNLLALTIADKPELMAPLYGALREVGRTPADLVVEVGTPYSRAPRRLLVRGVERLRRDGFRIGLDGVGEGDSPLSLLAEVQPEVVKLDREVVVALPTDPARYALAQALQHLCEHTGSLVVAEGVETEAQLAALRRLGVRLAQGNLLASAQRRPRVDATIAAVLSEVNDPEAVSSTMTAPLRRQAGPRVTDFLHPATTLPDSATSEEVRDVLANQPTVSGVVLVDDGGRPRWTVDRNRFLLAVTGPFGHALHAKREAARLADKPKLIGAGSSALELLDVVAHANRERTNDDLVVVDDDDRCLGVVRVADVVRGVAEMKVEQAAALNPLTRLPGSDSIAREVDRRILGGELFAVGWLDVDAFKGVNDSAGFAAGDDLIRAIGRALGEGSAAYPGVQVGHVGGDDFLVVAGLNEVVPFAAGVLDVPFDAEGRAVTLSLATLICAAGSVGSYREVSRLLAPLKEHAKSLRGTSWVLGRPGSDHVDVLRGGPHLAVG, encoded by the coding sequence GTGCCCGCCTTGCTGGATGACGTCCGGTTCGCCTTCCAGCCGTTGTTCAACCTCCACACCGGAGGGGTCGTCGCGGTCGAAGCGCTCGCCCGGCCGCATGACGGCAGCGTCCACGACCTGCTGCGGATGGCGTTCCGCGCGGGCTACCTGGCCAACACCGACGTGGCGCTGGCGTGCCGGGCGATCCGGCACGCGGCCGACCACGACCTGGGCGTGCCGCTGCACGTCAACCTGCTCGCGTTGACGATCGCGGACAAGCCGGAGCTGATGGCCCCGCTGTACGGCGCGCTGCGCGAGGTCGGGCGGACCCCGGCGGACCTGGTGGTCGAGGTCGGCACGCCGTACTCGCGCGCGCCGCGCCGGTTGCTGGTGCGGGGTGTCGAGCGGTTGCGGCGGGACGGGTTCCGGATCGGGTTGGACGGCGTCGGGGAGGGCGACTCGCCGCTGTCGCTGCTGGCCGAGGTGCAGCCGGAGGTGGTCAAGCTGGACCGCGAGGTGGTGGTGGCGCTGCCCACCGACCCCGCGCGGTACGCGTTGGCGCAGGCGTTGCAGCACCTGTGCGAGCACACCGGGTCGCTGGTGGTGGCCGAGGGCGTGGAGACGGAGGCGCAGCTGGCCGCGCTGCGCCGGCTCGGGGTGCGGCTCGCGCAGGGCAACCTGCTGGCGAGCGCGCAGCGGCGGCCCAGGGTGGACGCGACGATCGCGGCGGTGCTGAGCGAGGTGAACGACCCGGAGGCGGTCAGCAGCACGATGACCGCGCCGCTGCGGCGCCAGGCCGGACCGCGGGTCACCGACTTCCTGCACCCGGCGACCACGCTGCCCGACTCGGCGACGTCCGAGGAGGTGCGGGACGTGCTGGCGAACCAGCCGACGGTCAGCGGCGTGGTGCTGGTGGACGACGGCGGCAGGCCGCGCTGGACGGTGGACCGCAACCGCTTCCTGCTGGCGGTGACGGGGCCGTTCGGGCACGCCCTGCACGCCAAGCGGGAGGCGGCGCGGTTGGCGGACAAGCCGAAGCTGATCGGGGCGGGGTCGAGCGCGTTGGAGCTGCTGGACGTGGTGGCGCACGCCAACCGGGAGCGGACCAACGACGACCTGGTGGTCGTGGACGACGACGACCGGTGCCTGGGCGTGGTGCGGGTGGCGGACGTGGTGCGCGGTGTGGCGGAGATGAAGGTGGAGCAGGCGGCGGCGCTGAACCCGTTGACGCGGCTGCCGGGCAGCGACTCGATCGCGCGCGAGGTGGACCGGCGGATCCTGGGCGGCGAGCTGTTCGCGGTGGGCTGGCTGGACGTGGACGCGTTCAAGGGGGTCAACGACTCGGCGGGGTTCGCGGCGGGTGACGACCTGATCCGGGCCATCGGGCGGGCGCTGGGCGAGGGCTCGGCGGCGTACCCCGGCGTGCAGGTGGGCCACGTCGGCGGGGACGACTTCCTGGTGGTGGCGGGCCTGAACGAGGTCGTGCCGTTCGCCGCGGGCGTGCTCGACGTGCCGTTCGACGCGGAGGGCCGGGCGGTGACGCTGTCGTTGGCGACGCTGATCTGCGCGGCCGGTTCGGTGGGGTCCTACCGGGAGGTGTCGCGGCTGCTGGCGCCGTTGAAGGAGCACGCGAAGTCGTTGCGCGGCACGAGCTGGGTGCTGGGGCGGCCGGGCAGCGACCACGTGGACGTGCTGCGGGGCGGGCCGCACCTGGCGGTGGGCTGA
- a CDS encoding lycopene cyclase family protein, with the protein MDVVVVGGGPAGRALARACAARGLGTTLVDPSPARPWRATYAAWVDELPADAPVAVTAARARAVTTEEHVIDRGYAVLDNERLRWLPDGVRVVAGRVVGWADASVTLADGRVLTGRVVDASGTAGGRAAQTAVGVVVPARSALPFVAAGEALIMDWRKPPDATTADPTFLYAIPVSADEVLLEETSLARRPGLPLAELRLRLHARLAAHGIPAPAAEERVRITLDGRARNGAFGAAAGWIHPATGYSVAASLRRAPVVADALAAGRPVPRPVAERAVHALRSRGLAALLALPPDEVPQFFHGFFQLPGELQRDYLGMPDDLGGTVRAMLRLFGSASWVMRGRMAFPVQSAKSAGTLG; encoded by the coding sequence GTGGACGTCGTGGTCGTCGGCGGCGGGCCGGCCGGGAGGGCGTTGGCGCGGGCGTGCGCGGCGAGGGGGTTGGGCACGACGCTGGTCGACCCGAGCCCGGCTCGGCCGTGGCGGGCGACGTACGCGGCGTGGGTGGACGAGCTGCCCGCCGACGCGCCGGTGGCGGTGACGGCGGCGCGGGCGCGGGCGGTGACCACCGAGGAACACGTCATCGACCGCGGTTACGCGGTGCTGGACAACGAGCGGCTGCGGTGGCTGCCCGACGGGGTGCGGGTGGTCGCGGGCCGGGTCGTCGGGTGGGCGGACGCGTCGGTGACGCTGGCCGACGGGCGGGTGCTGACCGGTCGGGTGGTCGACGCGAGCGGCACGGCGGGCGGTCGGGCGGCGCAGACGGCGGTGGGCGTGGTGGTGCCCGCCCGGTCGGCGCTGCCGTTCGTGGCCGCCGGCGAGGCGTTGATCATGGACTGGCGCAAGCCGCCCGACGCGACGACGGCCGACCCGACGTTCCTCTACGCGATCCCGGTGTCGGCGGACGAGGTGCTGCTGGAGGAGACGTCGTTGGCCCGCCGGCCGGGGCTGCCGCTGGCCGAGCTGCGGTTGCGGCTGCACGCGCGGTTGGCCGCGCACGGCATCCCGGCGCCGGCGGCCGAGGAGCGGGTGCGCATCACGTTGGACGGGCGGGCGCGGAACGGCGCGTTCGGCGCGGCGGCGGGGTGGATCCACCCGGCGACGGGGTACAGCGTGGCGGCGTCGCTGCGCCGGGCGCCGGTGGTGGCGGACGCGCTCGCGGCCGGGCGGCCGGTGCCGCGCCCGGTCGCGGAACGGGCGGTGCACGCGTTGCGGTCGCGGGGGTTGGCGGCGTTGCTGGCGCTGCCGCCGGACGAGGTCCCGCAATTCTTCCACGGCTTTTTCCAGCTCCCCGGCGAGCTTCAGCGCGACTACCTGGGCATGCCCGATGACCTGGGCGGGACGGTCCGCGCGATGCTCCGGCTGTTCGGCTCGGCGTCCTGGGTTATGCGAGGCCGGATGGCATTCCCTGTGCAATCGGCCAAAAGTGCGGGAACACTCGGTTAA
- a CDS encoding MASE1 domain-containing protein: MDAVPVQLSPRLVRYALHVAVVAACYHLGARLGLLQALVNDQVTPLWPPTGVAVLALVLGGLRMWPGVALGAFTVNSTLGDFGATLLITAGNTLGPVVAYLLLKKAGFRQEMDRTRDALALVLLAGFVGMAVSATVGSTSLLVTGAIDGGLFWSTWTVWWTGDVLGVLVFVPIVLVFRELRPRARSVRWWLEAGGLVACTVLVLTVATTHNLRVMYLVFPLLIWAALRFQHLGTAPCALIATTLAARGAARGTGPFADLELVVRMVTLQAFNATAVLTALMLSAVIAERNAARDAVERTVAQLTDVVSQYQPLVLGNLLPPKPPEQR, translated from the coding sequence GTGGATGCTGTGCCGGTGCAGCTCTCCCCTCGACTCGTCCGCTACGCGCTCCACGTCGCGGTGGTGGCGGCTTGTTACCACCTCGGCGCGCGTCTCGGTCTTCTCCAGGCTCTGGTCAACGACCAGGTGACACCGCTGTGGCCGCCGACCGGCGTGGCCGTGCTCGCGCTGGTGCTCGGCGGGTTGCGGATGTGGCCGGGTGTCGCGCTGGGCGCCTTCACGGTGAACTCGACGCTCGGCGACTTCGGGGCGACGCTCCTCATCACGGCCGGGAACACCCTGGGGCCGGTGGTGGCCTACCTGTTGCTCAAGAAAGCCGGGTTCCGGCAGGAGATGGACCGCACGCGCGACGCGCTGGCGCTGGTGCTGCTGGCCGGGTTCGTCGGCATGGCGGTGAGCGCGACGGTCGGCTCGACCTCCCTGCTGGTGACCGGCGCGATCGACGGCGGGTTGTTCTGGTCGACGTGGACGGTGTGGTGGACCGGCGACGTGCTCGGCGTGCTGGTGTTCGTGCCGATCGTCCTGGTGTTCCGCGAGCTGCGCCCCCGCGCGCGCTCGGTGCGCTGGTGGTTGGAGGCGGGTGGGCTGGTCGCGTGCACGGTGCTGGTGCTGACCGTGGCGACCACCCACAACCTCCGGGTGATGTACCTGGTGTTCCCGCTGCTGATCTGGGCGGCGCTGCGCTTCCAGCACCTGGGCACGGCGCCGTGCGCGTTGATCGCGACGACGTTGGCGGCACGGGGTGCGGCGCGGGGCACGGGCCCGTTCGCGGACTTGGAACTGGTGGTGCGGATGGTGACGTTGCAGGCGTTCAACGCGACGGCGGTGCTGACGGCGCTGATGCTGTCGGCGGTGATCGCGGAGCGCAACGCCGCGCGGGACGCGGTGGAGCGGACGGTGGCGCAGCTGACCGACGTGGTGTCGCAGTACCAGCCGCTGGTGCTGGGCAACCTGCTGCCGCCGAAGCCGCCGGAGCAGCGCTAG
- a CDS encoding deoxyguanosinetriphosphate triphosphohydrolase family protein, which yields MHHEHVDPRAQRRVGGNAAVQADLATSPFRVDRDRVASSPFFARLGGVTQVVSSTGSGLLVHNRLTHSLKVAQAARAIAERLNARPDVSNLLDKLGGCDPDVVEAASLAHDLGHPPFGHLGEQVLDRLARHRFGLSDGFEGNAQSFRIVTTTDVRGPAAVGLDLTVAVRAAMLKYPWTRLSYPKPHPRDLAMPPRGAAEPTDAPGTGSGKFSAYVTELVDVEQSRAFYAGRLEQWQQTVEASVMDTADDIAYAIHDLEDFYRVGVLQHATVSTELNTWLEHAVELAGLSAADLAAQERRPGRSLEALRRRLHAKDSWAVHDEAFAQAVAKVRAELVDGLLAVPFDGSVEAEQAVAGFSARWTRRLVDSVGVVEEPTTRSGHVVLAVPQWHEVQVLKFVHRRFVLLRPDLALHQRGQARLLTALVEALEQWVTDRHEANRLPRRLHDLVELAGDEYAGLARTDPSALVGATGETPSGPDAVSALARGRAVVDFIASLTDNQAAALLDALSGRTGQLWTDAFVL from the coding sequence ATGCACCACGAGCACGTCGACCCCCGAGCCCAGCGCCGCGTCGGTGGGAACGCCGCCGTCCAGGCCGACCTGGCCACCAGCCCGTTCCGGGTCGACCGGGACCGCGTCGCCAGTTCGCCGTTCTTCGCCCGTCTCGGCGGCGTCACGCAGGTCGTCAGCTCGACCGGTTCCGGGCTGCTGGTGCACAACCGGCTCACGCACAGCCTCAAGGTCGCCCAGGCGGCCCGTGCCATCGCCGAACGCCTCAACGCCCGCCCGGACGTGAGCAACCTGCTGGACAAGCTCGGCGGCTGCGACCCGGACGTGGTGGAGGCGGCCTCCCTCGCGCACGACCTGGGGCACCCGCCGTTCGGGCACCTCGGTGAGCAGGTGCTGGACCGCTTGGCCCGGCACCGGTTCGGGTTGTCGGACGGGTTCGAGGGCAACGCCCAGTCGTTCCGCATCGTCACGACGACGGACGTGCGCGGACCGGCCGCGGTCGGTCTGGACCTCACGGTGGCGGTGCGCGCGGCGATGCTCAAGTACCCGTGGACGCGGCTCTCCTACCCGAAGCCGCACCCCAGGGACTTGGCCATGCCGCCTCGCGGCGCCGCCGAGCCCACCGACGCGCCGGGCACCGGTTCCGGCAAGTTCTCCGCCTACGTCACCGAGCTGGTGGACGTCGAGCAGTCCCGCGCGTTCTACGCGGGTCGGCTGGAGCAGTGGCAGCAGACGGTCGAGGCGTCGGTCATGGACACCGCCGACGACATCGCCTATGCCATCCACGACCTGGAGGACTTCTACCGCGTCGGCGTGCTGCAGCACGCGACCGTGTCGACCGAGCTGAACACGTGGCTGGAGCACGCGGTCGAGCTGGCGGGCTTGAGCGCCGCCGACCTCGCCGCCCAGGAGCGCAGGCCCGGCCGCTCGCTGGAGGCCCTGCGCCGCCGGCTGCACGCCAAGGACTCGTGGGCGGTGCACGACGAGGCGTTCGCGCAGGCCGTGGCGAAGGTGCGGGCCGAGCTGGTGGACGGCCTGCTGGCGGTGCCGTTCGACGGCTCGGTGGAGGCCGAGCAGGCGGTGGCCGGGTTCTCCGCCCGCTGGACGCGTCGCCTGGTGGACTCGGTCGGCGTGGTCGAGGAGCCGACGACCCGCTCCGGGCACGTGGTGCTGGCCGTGCCGCAGTGGCACGAGGTGCAGGTGCTGAAGTTCGTGCACCGCCGGTTCGTGCTGCTGCGCCCGGACCTCGCGCTGCACCAGCGCGGCCAGGCGCGGCTGCTGACCGCGCTGGTGGAGGCGCTGGAGCAGTGGGTGACCGACCGGCACGAGGCGAACCGGCTGCCGCGCCGGTTGCACGACCTGGTCGAGCTGGCCGGTGACGAGTACGCCGGACTGGCCCGAACGGACCCGTCGGCGCTGGTCGGCGCGACGGGGGAGACGCCGTCCGGTCCGGACGCGGTCAGCGCGCTGGCCCGCGGCCGGGCGGTGGTCGACTTCATCGCCTCGCTGACCGACAACCAGGCCGCGGCGCTGCTCGACGCCCTCTCGGGACGAACCGGTCAGCTGTGGACAGATGCTTTTGTACTGTGA
- a CDS encoding S8 family serine peptidase, with protein MIAAGAAVLLALGVVSPASADPPKASKGVEEKTAAQIAALQDIKRSLTASESKVDSALVVEQRRRTNLGTFNKLPALQTGVKVHSGNTVVVDIRAHEVTDELVAAVKAAGGGIRSVSTEGRTVRAQLPLNALTKLSARGDVRRVETAVEYKTFNKQDRKADPAPSKEDKAREIEARTREVLIAPQAAKTAEADRAHAADTARSDFRVTGTGVKLCALSDGVDSLALSQTAGELPAGVEVLPGQEGSGNEGTAMLEILHDLAPNASLGFATAINGDASFADNIRALRFELGCDVIVDDILYFNESPFQDGVIARAVDAVTADGALFFSSAGNEGNVADGTSGHWEGQFVDSGVGVGKFAGTAHDFNPSPDAKQVLNPLSDSSGNVPVTLFWSDPLASSFNDYDLYLVNSQGNVVASSQSVQDGTQDPYERLTTPASAFGLRLAVVKFRGEDKYLALSALGGRFKDSSDGLKKYATPGVTRGHSAAKGAISVAAAPANNPLPFDLEPGDPANPRGPYPNAYDGAQKPERFTSDGPRRVFFAPDGTPSEEVRQKPDLTAADGVQTSVAGFNPFFGTSASAPSAAAIAGLVLSGNPGLSPAEVREAMTATAIDIVEAGVDNRTGAGIVRADLVLAYTGASPQPLAKATKPSVVNDGDGSQYLKPGTTATVTVPVVNSGDGTAASTSLVLTTPTAGVTIAPRSKHYGNVEVGQTVTNTFKVTVPASAQVGSSIRLDARVTFAGSTSPTTSTFTLTVGEPSRETKTFAYAGPAVAIPDNDATGVSVAIPVSGVGRGSKIVFSIDGDTCNANTGATTVGVDHTFVGDLVGTLTSPSGATATVLQRNGSTGNNLCQVVFDDSAAQPFSSVTSALAPFTGTWRPTTPLNALLADPVDGTWTFKLVDAVSSDKGSLRAVSLKINGYI; from the coding sequence TTGATCGCGGCGGGTGCCGCCGTGCTGCTGGCCCTGGGCGTCGTGTCGCCCGCCTCGGCCGACCCGCCCAAGGCGTCCAAGGGCGTCGAGGAGAAGACCGCGGCGCAGATCGCCGCGTTGCAGGACATCAAGCGGTCGCTCACCGCATCCGAGTCCAAGGTGGACAGCGCGCTCGTGGTCGAGCAGCGCCGCCGGACGAACCTCGGCACGTTCAACAAGCTCCCAGCGCTCCAGACCGGTGTGAAGGTCCACAGCGGAAACACCGTCGTGGTGGACATCCGCGCGCACGAGGTCACCGACGAGCTGGTCGCGGCCGTCAAGGCGGCCGGGGGCGGCATCCGCTCCGTCTCCACCGAGGGCCGCACGGTCCGGGCCCAGCTCCCGCTCAACGCGCTCACCAAGCTCTCCGCGCGCGGTGACGTCCGCCGCGTCGAGACCGCGGTCGAGTACAAGACGTTCAACAAGCAGGACCGCAAGGCGGACCCGGCGCCCTCCAAGGAGGACAAGGCCCGGGAGATCGAGGCCCGCACCCGCGAGGTCCTGATCGCGCCGCAGGCGGCCAAGACCGCGGAGGCCGACCGGGCGCACGCCGCCGACACCGCGCGCTCCGACTTCCGCGTCACCGGCACCGGCGTGAAGCTGTGCGCGCTGTCCGACGGCGTCGACTCGCTCGCCCTGTCGCAGACCGCCGGCGAACTGCCCGCCGGCGTGGAAGTCCTCCCGGGTCAGGAGGGCTCCGGCAACGAGGGCACCGCGATGCTGGAGATCCTGCACGACCTCGCGCCCAACGCGAGCCTCGGCTTCGCCACCGCGATCAACGGCGACGCGAGCTTCGCCGACAACATCCGGGCCCTGCGCTTCGAGCTGGGCTGCGACGTCATCGTCGACGACATCCTCTACTTCAACGAGTCGCCGTTCCAGGACGGCGTCATCGCGCGGGCCGTGGACGCGGTCACCGCCGACGGCGCGCTGTTCTTCTCCTCGGCGGGCAACGAGGGCAACGTCGCCGACGGCACCTCGGGCCACTGGGAGGGCCAGTTCGTGGACTCGGGCGTCGGCGTCGGCAAGTTCGCCGGCACCGCGCACGACTTCAACCCGTCGCCGGACGCCAAGCAGGTGCTCAACCCGCTGTCGGACAGCTCGGGCAACGTGCCCGTGACGCTGTTCTGGTCCGACCCGCTGGCGTCGTCGTTCAACGACTACGACCTGTACCTGGTGAACTCGCAGGGCAACGTGGTGGCGTCCAGCCAGAGCGTGCAGGACGGCACCCAGGACCCGTACGAGCGGCTGACCACGCCCGCGAGCGCGTTCGGCCTGCGGCTGGCCGTGGTCAAGTTCCGCGGTGAGGACAAGTACCTGGCGCTGTCCGCCCTGGGCGGTCGCTTCAAGGACTCCTCGGACGGGCTCAAGAAGTACGCCACGCCCGGCGTGACCCGCGGCCACTCCGCGGCCAAGGGCGCGATCAGCGTCGCGGCGGCCCCGGCGAACAACCCGCTGCCGTTCGACCTGGAGCCGGGCGACCCGGCCAACCCGCGCGGCCCGTACCCGAACGCCTACGACGGCGCGCAGAAGCCCGAGCGGTTCACCTCCGACGGTCCGCGCCGGGTGTTCTTCGCGCCCGACGGCACCCCGAGCGAGGAGGTCCGGCAGAAGCCCGACCTGACCGCGGCCGACGGCGTGCAGACCAGCGTGGCGGGCTTCAACCCGTTCTTCGGCACGTCGGCGTCCGCGCCGAGCGCCGCGGCCATCGCGGGCCTGGTGCTGTCCGGCAACCCCGGCCTGTCGCCCGCCGAGGTGCGCGAGGCGATGACCGCGACCGCGATCGACATCGTCGAGGCGGGCGTGGACAACCGGACCGGCGCGGGCATCGTGCGCGCCGACCTGGTGCTGGCCTACACCGGCGCCTCGCCGCAGCCGCTGGCGAAGGCGACGAAGCCGTCCGTGGTCAACGACGGCGACGGCAGCCAGTACCTCAAGCCGGGCACCACGGCCACGGTCACCGTGCCGGTGGTCAACTCCGGTGACGGCACCGCCGCGTCGACCAGCCTCGTGCTCACCACGCCCACCGCGGGCGTGACGATCGCGCCGCGGTCCAAGCACTACGGCAACGTCGAGGTCGGCCAGACGGTGACCAACACGTTCAAGGTGACCGTGCCCGCGTCGGCGCAGGTCGGCAGCTCGATCCGGCTGGACGCGCGGGTGACGTTCGCCGGGTCCACGTCGCCGACGACGAGCACGTTCACGCTCACCGTGGGCGAGCCGTCCCGGGAGACGAAGACGTTCGCCTACGCCGGGCCGGCCGTGGCCATCCCGGACAACGACGCCACCGGCGTCTCGGTGGCGATTCCGGTCAGCGGCGTCGGCCGCGGGTCGAAGATCGTGTTCTCGATCGACGGCGACACCTGCAACGCGAACACCGGCGCGACCACGGTCGGCGTCGACCACACGTTCGTCGGTGACCTGGTCGGCACGCTGACCTCGCCGTCCGGTGCGACGGCCACCGTGCTCCAGCGCAACGGCTCGACCGGCAACAACCTGTGCCAGGTCGTGTTCGACGACTCCGCCGCTCAGCCGTTCTCCTCGGTGACCAGCGCGCTGGCGCCGTTCACCGGCACGTGGCGGCCGACCACCCCGCTGAACGCCCTGCTCGCCGACCCGGTCGACGGCACCTGGACGTTCAAGCTGGTGGACGCGGTCTCGTCCGACAAGGGCTCGCTGCGCGCGGTCTCGCTGAAGATCAACGGTTACATCTGA